The region agttaaattatAGCTATAATTTTCAGATAATTATCTCAAATTCGGTTGATTTTACCTACAAACAGCCATTTGTATTTTATATTCCTACGAGAAATTTTATAGAACTTTCCCACCACATCATCCATGAtctgttttttattatttaataatattttggtaattttttctatatcactgacacataattttggtaattttttaccctaaattattaactttaaaccctaaatcctaaatcaAGAACCCCAAAACATCataccttaaaccctaaacataTAATGCTAAACCCTAACCATGACCTTGAACCCTAAATACTAAATTCGAACTCAAACCCTGAACACTAAATTTtgaatcctaaaccctaaataagTCTGAGTTCGAGAGGTTAAGTTTGGAGTTTAGGATTTAATGTTTGGGGTTTGGGGCCCAGTGTCAGGTTTAAGGTTCAAATTTGGAGTTTATGGTTCGAGATCGAGATTTAGGGTTCGAGGTTCGAGGTTAAGAATAAAGGTCATGATTCAAAGttcaagataaaaaaattactaaaattatgtgttaataacataaaaaaatttactaaaatatcattaaataattgagGAGAGAACATAAATAATATGTCATTATCCTACATTGATTCTGCCAAAACTATGCAGCTGGCAAAGATACGGTGGAGATCACAACGTTCACAATATAGCACAAGAATCGGCCTCATCGATATAGCACAAGAAATTTCAATAAGATACTGTGATATGAGACCTTATTTTTGCACATTAAGTCAatgcaaatataataatttattctcattttccATTGATTACATAATCATCTGATCATATCATTGTAAAAGGAACAGGAAAACATGGAATAAATTCACACAGCAATTATAATCTGAATTGCAGAAAGCACACAAAAATCAAGCGTAAATACTGGGGTTAAGAGTAGCATATTTCAGGAGTTCTTCATTTTGTTCaaacaaggccatttcttcttcaTCCAAAGTCAAGTGAGCTTCAATTCCATCTCTGGATCGTGTGTCAGCTAATGCAACCGTGTTACTCACCAATTTGTTTACACTGACATGCCATATCGGCTTCCCCCACCCAAAATCAGTGTCATATAAAGGGAATTTGCACCAACTTGAACACTTGTAAACGGTCATTTCTTTGTTGTTTCTGAAGAATTCTCCTCTCTCTTTTATGGCTCCCATGATTGCCAATGGAGCACCTTCGCCTGTGAACATGTTTGCCTTGGTGTTATTGAATTCGTTCAAGGATTTTCTCATTTGAATCACTAACTCATGTAGCTCTAAATCTTTCTCTTCATATGCAACCACCATAAATGGCCATATGAAGTTCCCAACTGCAGTTTCCGGTAGCGGAGACAACCTTTTACGCAAGTTGATTGCTTGAAACAATACTGTCGGCCCGAATGATCCAGTTTTTTTCTTCTTAGTAGCCACCGCACATTTCCATAACAGTGCCAAAACCACCTCCACCCGAGACGGATGGCTTTGCAACGCCTTTTGAAATTCCTTATCGACTTTAGCCTTCAATTCTGCAATCTTTGATGCGCTAAATACAAATCTCCTCTGCTCAAACTTTTCAACCGCAACGTTAACAGATACAGACATGGCAGAGAGTTCATCTCTGGGTGCCAAAAATTTTTCTCCGATAAGATCAGGGGTGATGGGGTCACTCAATCCGCGACAAACCGATGACCAGCACTGAAGAAGAGTGAGTAGTGCAGATACATCGGCGACTTTGTGAGTGAGGGAGAGACTGATAGCCACACCACCACAAGTGAAGCTAGTGAACCGAACGAGAAACATGGCACCATTGGACAATTCCATGGTTGTAGGATCAGTGGTGGGTAAGAAATGGTCCATGAGAATAAAGTCAGGTTGATTAAGGAAATGGGATAATGGAATGTTGACTTTGGCTTCCACAAAGATAGCACCTTCGTCGTTACAATCAACGGTGGCAGCGTCCAGGAGACGACCACCGAGTGGGTAAAAGAGGGAGAGCGTTTTGGAAATGGAGTCTTGGAGGAGCTTGGATTTTTCAAAGAAGTAGTGGTCGTTAGAGATAGGATGAGTGGTGCTATCTGAAGGGTAGAAGAAGGTCATGTTGCCATGGATATCAGGGGAGATTTGATCAAGAAGAGAAAGCTTGAAGGTTTTCAGGTGGGGAGGAGTTGGGGTGGAGGGTTTGATGGTTTGCCTGGAAACAATTTCAGACTTGATTTCAATCATCTTTCTGTTTTGGTTTCTTTACGCTGGTTTAACTGCACTTGTTGCGCCCTTCATATAGACATGGGAAAATTGTATGGTATGTCTTAATcatcattaaatttattatattcattaaaaacataataaataactACTACAACAAGAAACCCTTgcttaaatatttgtttttaatttattttttaacaaatatcaCTTGGGTTTTGAGTATTTAAGTTTAttgattttagtttttagttGATTTCTgcaataatatataattattttaaattttcataatttttaaaaaattgttattaaaAATTTACTTTCTGTTTACAAAGTAAGGGCAACTTTAGTCAAATATCACCGTTTGAAAAAAGAGTTAACAAATTATTTATAGAAATAGTGTGTGGGGGCAAAAAGCTTTTGAAAAGGCCTTATTGCAAAATGTGTTTTAGTAAATTATAGAAATagcaacttaattttttaaaaaattatattacattACTCACATTAAAATCTCAAATAAAAATATGAcatgatatttttaatattgaaatttccATTAATGAAATTGAAACGAAGTAGTGTTGGTTTCTTTGTTTCATTATCATCACCATCCTTCAACGTTAGTTGAATCCACCACCATTGCCCCCATTGTCATCTTCTTCTTTGACACTAGCTCCTATATACATATGCTTCTCCAATTACTTTTTCACCATCAACCGCGATTTCTCCAGCTTCATCCtttgaatcttctctaacttttCTCTTTTTATGCTTCTCAACAGGAATGATTTAAATAGTTTGGTGACACCTTAATAATTGGgtgattaataatataatttaccctaaattttaatataataaaattaaatcattatttcccaaaggattttgggtttttattagTTAGGTGGGAGCAAATTTGTAGAAGCGAAAATGTTTGATTTGCGAAGTCCTTGGTTTGGTTGCATCCAGTAAAATGTTTGACAGGATTGTCCTACGAGGGATTTAACtctgaaaatatattttttatgagtTTTGCCGTTTTCATGTTCTCTGGCTTTGCATTTTTCCCTTTGTTTTATTCCTAAAGCCGGTTTGTTCCTTTTTCTGAgtagaaaattcttttaaaatatcttaaagttttagaaacctttttctcaaattatcaaaaaaataatttgaaattatattaaCTCAGGGTAAATTTGAAGTATATACCTGTTCAGATTTTAGACCGATTTTcataatatttaagaaaatagaCTGATTTTAAAAATAGAACCAGAAAATGCGCATTAAAGTTCAATAGCATTAACATTAacttcataaaaaatatatcttttactatttaacaaaattaatatttttaaaaattcttataattccgcaaatgaaataatttatttgctgcaaatgaaaaaataaaataattttcatgtatttttaaaacttaaaatgctaattccgttaaaattttatcttatttgattattttaaaaaatacagagTTAATTTGATTCATTAAGTAATAGATAGAAAGACTTGACAACTCCTTTCACCTAAAATTGAACTTCAGTACATCAAATATAAAACTATGGAAGTAAAAAAGAGAACTATaaagaaaaaccaagaaaaaaaatcaacaacAAATATAATGCAACAAAATGCAGATTAGAAAGAGCAAAGGATCCATCAAAGTTTTGAAACTAGAGAGAATAATCAAGCACAATGAACTACACATGGGGCATGACATATATATAAAACAGCAGAAAATCTCAACCATTAGTACCATACAAACAAATTAACCAACATTCTGAATCTTGCAAGACCTATTGATGCTAAGCATGATGAATGAATCAAGTGGCTTGAACAGTACATAAATCTTGTCTAATAAACAAAACATGTCTTCCACTTTAATCACAACATAGTCTGTACAGATATATGTTCCCTTGTTTATAGTAACATGGAGACAATTAAGTGCAAAGCAAACCAACATTAGGCGTACAATCATACAACACAACAAAGAGTTTCACAAAACATTCACTACAcactatattttattaaatttcccATGTCAATTTAGTCCTCACTAACCCACATGGTTCCTAAGCACAACCGGGGGCACCTGATCATCAGGAGACTGGGCATAGGATATAGAGATCAGTTCAGACCTATATTTTTCAGCTCCATCAGTCTTTGTTACTGCAGCACCATTTGTAGCGTCTATATTTTTAGATGCATGTTCTGCATTCAGATCAGTATCAGGTACAGAACTAGATATTGCGATAAGTAACTCGCGAGCTAGCTCCTTGCCAGTAGGTGTTTTACCCATATAATGTCAGTTTTTTCCTGCAATACAAAACCCAAAGTTAAATCTGACTTTCTTTTCAAAGGATATAGAAACTCCAGAAGTATACAAACAGAATAGCATATAACAGAGATGAAGAATCATCCACCATTCAATTGGTTCTGTAATTTGAAGCATAATGCTGGCCATTTAGTTATATTTAGAAAAGATACATTTCATATTTTGACCCAAAAGAACAAGAGATGCTTGAATGGTTCTGACTGACCGGTTAACCAAAAGGTCCTTTTATCATTGTGTATAAACAAAATTTCTTTCTCCCATCATCCTCCTCTAACCCATTGCTAGCTGTTACCTATTCACAATATAATTCATGTGTATTACAAGAAACAAAGTATATTGTAGAGGAGTCTGATTTTCTtcagataaaataaaaatcatttccAGAGTTCCTCCCCACCTAGAATTTGTTTATAAACCAAATAATTAGAACAACTTTTACCCGGTCATTCTACAGTTACTACACGAAGACCCTAACCAGCTTTAAGAGTTCATACCCTATTAATATGCTACTTCTCAGTCAATCTCAACACTAGTAAGTAGCAACACTGTATGAATACAACATCTCTTGCCTTGGTAAAAATTAGAAGAATCAAAACTGCAGAAGCACATGTTTCATACTAACAAGAAACACCAAAACATTGGTCATACATATTTTAGGTAAAGAGAGGTATAATCAGATAAAAAGTTCAACCACAAGCAATTCATCAACAAGGTCTTAAGAAAGAGTGAGAAGAACTAGGATAACCCAAATTACCAAACTTCAAGAATTTtgcaaattatgattttttttttctggaaGACAAATCATGGATTCGGGACAAAACATTCGCACGCTTAAGATATTTCTTTACAGAAAAATAAGAGAATCTAAACCTAAAACTAAAGTCAGCAGAGTTTCCAAGGAAATAAATTCCGATAGATATTGCTCAACAGACTAAAACAAGGAAAACAACAGATCAAGAGCAATTAATTCAGAAAATAAAACATGGCTCAAAACACACTTTCCTctaattaaaattcttttttttttctaaaaaacagATTTAGATATATCCTTTCATAATACAAACACATATCCGAAAAATTAGTATTAGATTTAGACTGATTAAAATTTGCGGGAATCGAGAAAGAAGTAAGAATATAGAGGTTCACAAAATTTAGgaagaaaaaataaaggaaaaaaagaaaaggaaattttgCCAATTCCTTAGGGGTTCCGATGAAGCAACCGTAAAAAGCAGTTAAGATAAACAAGGAACAGGGATCTTGGATCAACCAATAGCACCcaaacaaaaaaagtaaaaatcgTAAAGCAGaaactgaaaaagaaaaggataCCTTGCTTTCCAGAGTTGGTAAAATTCGATACGTTTGGTGGTGTCCGAAATAAGACATCCATTTAACACCCTTTTTCtatatgaaattacccttataccTCCAATTGATTAGTCAATAAGTTTGAGCCCACCCCCTGTGCTTTTTGCACATTTGAAATTAAATCCCTACGCTTTCAATTCCAGAAATTAAATCCCTCTATATCTTTTATGTTAGGATTTCAGGAATtctgttaaattaaattatgtggtATTTTTAGAATAACATGAGTTGCTCAATGGTCAATTTAAGTGGCATGGAAGTCATATAAACAGAATCTTACAATCTTATATCTAGAATCACATGGGATACACGTGATATAAAATAGTAAGaattttgaagtaaaaaaaaaaaaacctatgcTTTTTAAGTTTTACACCCTTATTATGGCCTAAAAAAGTTTTTAGCCCTTATAAAAGGCCCACTCAACCTGACCCAAGATCTCCCTAACTCAAATGGCTTTGAAGCAGACCTAAGCAAATAGCACCTTTCATGTTATTGCAACCATTTTTTTATACCTTAAAAAAAccatttttgatttttttttttgataaatcaaCAATTTTGTGGGTAAGAGTACTATCTTTGAGTCCAATATATTtagagttaaattttatttttcccaaatggTAAATAATTCTTGTATATTAggtcaaaaaaataaattggtcattctattaaaagttttatttatttttactattaagtGCTGACATGGTTGACAAAGCAATCGGTAGTGACATATGGTGTGTTACGTGTACCTAATACTGAcatgataatattttaaattttttttaaaaactcctaaaaataaataattttttaaaagaatcacATTCGGAATGAGTCTGGCCAAATGGTTTTTTTACGGGGACAACCATTTGCCGAGGTTTATCCTAGACattatttttcaaaacaaaatatataaaaagttatttaacaATTATTAAGAAtcataagaattttaaaaaatatatattaaaaattaataaaattattaaaaacgaaaaaaaat is a window of Gossypium hirsutum isolate 1008001.06 chromosome D08, Gossypium_hirsutum_v2.1, whole genome shotgun sequence DNA encoding:
- the LOC107933551 gene encoding vinorine synthase; translation: MIEIKSEIVSRQTIKPSTPTPPHLKTFKLSLLDQISPDIHGNMTFFYPSDSTTHPISNDHYFFEKSKLLQDSISKTLSLFYPLGGRLLDAATVDCNDEGAIFVEAKVNIPLSHFLNQPDFILMDHFLPTTDPTTMELSNGAMFLVRFTSFTCGGVAISLSLTHKVADVSALLTLLQCWSSVCRGLSDPITPDLIGEKFLAPRDELSAMSVSVNVAVEKFEQRRFVFSASKIAELKAKVDKEFQKALQSHPSRVEVVLALLWKCAVATKKKKTGSFGPTVLFQAINLRKRLSPLPETAVGNFIWPFMVVAYEEKDLELHELVIQMRKSLNEFNNTKANMFTGEGAPLAIMGAIKERGEFFRNNKEMTVYKCSSWCKFPLYDTDFGWGKPIWHVSVNKLVSNTVALADTRSRDGIEAHLTLDEEEMALFEQNEELLKYATLNPSIYA